The following proteins are co-located in the Rhodococcus opacus B4 genome:
- a CDS encoding MFS transporter, with protein sequence MSVDETAHTKETPPSGLKKVVGASMAGTVVEWYEFFLYGTAATLVFSKVFFAAGDNELDAIIAAFVTYAVGFVARPLGGIVFGHFGDKFGRKQLLQFSLLLVGTATFLMGCLPTYGQIGYWAPALLVTLRFIQGFAVGGEWGGAVLLVAEHSPNKSRGFWASWPQAGVPAGNLVATVVLLILTTTLSDESFLSWGWRVAFWLSAVIVLVGYYIRTKVTDAPIFIQAQKEAEHIKETSFSVFEVLKRYPRGVLTAMGLRFGENVMYYLVVTFSITYLKVVVHTDTAQILWWMLIAHAVHFAVIPLVGRLSDTIGRRPVYMIGALTAGTWGFFAFPMMNSGHNAVILGAIIIGLVFHAFMYAGQPAIMAEMFPTRMRYSGVSLGYQVTSIVAGSLAPIIAASLLSKYDSAVPIAIYLAIACLITAVAVVVARETKGISLESIDAADAQILADEKAADAKNEVPA encoded by the coding sequence ATGAGCGTCGACGAAACCGCGCACACGAAGGAAACCCCGCCGTCCGGGCTGAAGAAGGTGGTCGGCGCGTCCATGGCCGGCACCGTTGTCGAGTGGTACGAGTTCTTCCTCTACGGAACCGCTGCCACGCTCGTGTTCAGCAAGGTCTTCTTCGCGGCGGGCGACAACGAACTCGACGCGATCATCGCGGCGTTCGTGACCTACGCCGTGGGCTTCGTCGCCCGGCCGCTCGGCGGCATCGTCTTCGGGCACTTCGGCGACAAGTTCGGCCGCAAGCAACTGCTCCAGTTCAGCCTCCTGCTCGTCGGAACGGCCACGTTCCTGATGGGCTGCCTGCCCACCTACGGCCAGATCGGGTACTGGGCCCCGGCCCTGCTCGTCACCCTCCGCTTCATTCAAGGATTCGCCGTCGGCGGCGAGTGGGGTGGCGCGGTGCTGCTGGTGGCCGAGCACAGCCCCAACAAATCCCGCGGGTTCTGGGCGTCGTGGCCGCAGGCCGGCGTGCCCGCGGGCAACCTCGTCGCGACCGTCGTCCTGCTGATCCTCACGACGACGCTGTCCGACGAATCCTTCCTCAGCTGGGGCTGGCGCGTCGCGTTCTGGCTGTCGGCCGTCATCGTCCTCGTCGGCTACTACATCCGCACCAAGGTGACGGACGCCCCGATCTTCATCCAGGCGCAGAAGGAAGCGGAGCACATCAAGGAGACGTCGTTCAGCGTCTTCGAGGTCCTCAAGCGCTACCCCCGCGGCGTGCTGACGGCGATGGGCCTGCGCTTCGGTGAGAACGTCATGTACTACCTGGTGGTCACGTTCTCGATTACGTACCTCAAGGTCGTCGTCCACACCGACACCGCGCAGATCCTCTGGTGGATGCTGATCGCCCATGCCGTGCACTTCGCGGTGATCCCGCTCGTCGGGCGACTCTCCGACACGATCGGCCGCCGTCCCGTCTACATGATCGGCGCGCTCACCGCGGGCACGTGGGGCTTCTTCGCCTTCCCGATGATGAACAGCGGGCACAACGCCGTCATCCTCGGCGCGATCATCATCGGCCTGGTGTTCCACGCGTTCATGTACGCCGGCCAACCGGCGATCATGGCCGAGATGTTCCCGACGCGCATGCGGTACTCGGGTGTCTCCCTCGGCTACCAGGTGACGTCGATCGTGGCCGGTTCGCTGGCGCCGATCATCGCGGCCAGCCTGCTCAGCAAGTACGACTCGGCCGTTCCGATCGCGATCTACCTGGCGATCGCCTGCCTGATCACCGCCGTCGCCGTCGTCGTCGCCCGGGAGACCAAGGGCATCTCGCTCGAGTCGATCGACGCGGCGGACGCGCAGATCCTGGCGGACGAGAAGGCGGCGGACGCGAAGAACGAGGTCCCGGCATGA
- a CDS encoding LysR family transcriptional regulator, producing MTPGTALPSADDLLVLLAVGRTGRFNTAADDLGVNHTTISRRIASLEKCLGGRVLVKAAGGWELTDLGRQALTAAERVEAAVHGLVAEPGGADHLKGVVRVSATDGFSAYIAAPAGALIRSRHPEVSVEIVAITRRASQHRSGLDIEIVVGKPQVHRAEALWLADYTLGLYGARSYLAAHGTPTRVSDLADHSLVYFIDSMLQVDELDLARRLTVSMRESVTSTNVFVHVEATRASAGIGLLPCFMADRHDDLVRVLPGQVEAELAYWLVARPESLRRPEVAAVVGAIRETVELQRDALAGE from the coding sequence ATGACCCCCGGAACAGCCTTGCCCAGCGCCGACGACCTCCTCGTCCTGCTCGCGGTGGGGCGGACGGGCCGCTTCAACACCGCCGCCGACGACCTCGGGGTCAACCACACGACCATCTCGCGCCGGATCGCGAGTCTGGAGAAGTGCCTCGGCGGCCGGGTCCTCGTGAAGGCCGCGGGCGGGTGGGAGCTCACCGACCTCGGGCGGCAGGCCCTGACCGCCGCCGAGCGCGTCGAGGCCGCCGTCCACGGACTCGTCGCCGAGCCCGGCGGCGCCGATCACCTCAAGGGCGTCGTCCGCGTCTCGGCGACCGACGGGTTCAGCGCCTACATCGCGGCGCCCGCGGGCGCACTGATCCGCAGCAGGCATCCCGAGGTGTCCGTGGAAATCGTCGCGATCACGCGCCGGGCCTCGCAGCACCGCTCCGGACTCGACATCGAAATCGTTGTGGGCAAACCGCAGGTGCACCGGGCGGAGGCGCTGTGGCTGGCCGACTACACCCTCGGGCTGTACGGTGCGCGGTCGTACCTGGCCGCACACGGCACTCCGACGCGGGTGAGTGATCTGGCCGATCATTCACTCGTCTATTTCATCGACTCGATGCTGCAGGTCGACGAACTCGACCTCGCACGCCGCCTCACCGTCTCGATGCGCGAATCGGTGACGTCGACGAACGTGTTCGTGCACGTCGAGGCCACCCGGGCGTCGGCGGGCATCGGGCTGCTGCCGTGCTTCATGGCCGACCGTCACGACGACCTCGTACGGGTGCTGCCCGGGCAGGTCGAGGCCGAACTGGCGTACTGGCTCGTGGCGCGGCCCGAGTCGCTGCGACGACCGGAGGTCGCAGCGGTGGTGGGGGCGATCCGGGAGACGGTGGAATTGCAGCGGGACGCATTGGCGGGGGAGTGA
- a CDS encoding pyridoxal phosphate-dependent aminotransferase — protein sequence MRPESQRSNIQTFHVMDVWKAATERQRTHGDVLTLAAGQPSTPAPQPVLRATREVLDGHLLGYTETFGILPLREAIAGYHAGKSGIDVDAEDVVVTTGSSGAFTLLFLAAFDVGDTVVVARPGYPAYRNTLAALGCTVIEIDCGADTRFQPTVAMLDALPEPPAGLIVASPANPTGTVIDPGELAALARWCDAHGTLLISDEIYHGIGYGEQAMTSSWETSRESVVVGSVSKYFSMTGWRLGWMLVPEGLRRPLQRLASNMTVCPPAISQHAAIAAFTEESRAELDGHVQRYAVNRELLLTGLPELGITDLAPADGAFYVYADIGHLLGGSHGATSTEWCSRLLQDTGLALAPGIDFDTVHGDRTVRLSFAGSTAEVRESLVRLGRWL from the coding sequence GTGCGTCCCGAATCCCAGCGGTCCAACATCCAGACCTTCCACGTGATGGACGTGTGGAAGGCCGCCACCGAACGTCAGCGCACCCACGGCGACGTGCTGACCCTGGCGGCGGGGCAGCCGTCCACGCCCGCGCCGCAGCCGGTACTCCGCGCGACGCGGGAAGTGCTCGACGGGCACCTGCTCGGCTACACGGAGACGTTCGGGATCCTGCCGCTGCGGGAGGCGATCGCCGGATATCACGCCGGCAAATCCGGAATCGACGTCGACGCCGAGGACGTCGTCGTGACCACCGGTTCGTCCGGCGCGTTCACGCTGCTGTTCCTCGCCGCCTTCGACGTCGGCGACACCGTCGTGGTGGCCCGCCCCGGCTACCCGGCCTACCGGAACACGCTCGCCGCGCTCGGCTGCACCGTCATCGAGATCGACTGCGGAGCGGACACCCGGTTCCAGCCGACGGTCGCGATGCTCGACGCCCTGCCCGAGCCGCCGGCCGGACTGATCGTCGCGAGCCCCGCCAACCCCACCGGCACCGTCATCGACCCCGGTGAACTGGCCGCCCTCGCCCGCTGGTGCGACGCCCACGGGACGCTGCTGATCTCCGACGAGATCTACCACGGCATCGGATACGGCGAGCAGGCGATGACCAGCTCGTGGGAGACGTCGCGCGAATCCGTCGTCGTCGGCTCGGTGTCCAAATACTTCTCGATGACGGGCTGGCGGCTGGGCTGGATGCTGGTCCCCGAGGGTCTGCGCCGGCCGTTGCAGCGCCTGGCCTCGAACATGACGGTGTGCCCGCCCGCCATCTCCCAGCACGCGGCGATCGCCGCGTTCACCGAGGAATCGAGAGCCGAACTCGACGGCCACGTGCAGCGCTACGCCGTCAACCGGGAGCTGCTGCTCACCGGCCTCCCCGAGCTGGGCATCACCGACCTGGCACCCGCCGACGGGGCGTTCTACGTGTACGCCGACATCGGGCACCTGCTCGGCGGATCCCACGGCGCGACGTCGACCGAATGGTGCTCGCGGCTGCTGCAGGACACCGGTCTGGCGCTGGCTCCCGGCATCGATTTCGACACCGTCCACGGAGACCGGACCGTCCGGCTGTCGTTCGCCGGATCCACGGCGGAGGTCCGGGAATCCCTGGTGCGACTGGGCCGCTGGCTGTAG
- a CDS encoding PLDc N-terminal domain-containing protein: protein MLYVALFAFVLWVLCFADAVTTDDDQFRNLSKEGWLVIVLLLPLVGSVLWLVAGRPQKIPGDRLPADPEEAEFVRRCRERAEEQRRQGFHGRDQE, encoded by the coding sequence ATGCTGTACGTCGCGTTGTTCGCATTCGTGTTGTGGGTCCTGTGCTTCGCCGACGCCGTCACCACCGACGACGACCAGTTCCGGAACCTCTCGAAGGAGGGCTGGCTGGTGATCGTGCTGCTGCTTCCGCTCGTCGGCTCGGTGCTGTGGCTCGTGGCCGGGCGGCCACAGAAGATTCCGGGCGATCGGCTGCCTGCCGACCCGGAGGAAGCCGAGTTCGTGCGGCGGTGCCGCGAACGAGCGGAGGAACAGCGGCGGCAAGGTTTCCACGGGCGCGACCAGGAATAG
- a CDS encoding DUF1707 SHOCT-like domain-containing protein, whose product MSDISHPQPPLPGGVRIGTVEREQAAAALAEHFAAGRLETDEFDARVRAAYLAKTAADLVPLFADLPDKQRFAPEPERMRVRRDPGREAAALRVLVFVVAVLAAILWVALVRVPPLVFLPIVWLVLARRSFGRRSCRAW is encoded by the coding sequence ATGAGCGACATCAGTCATCCACAGCCACCCCTTCCTGGCGGAGTCCGCATCGGGACCGTGGAACGGGAGCAAGCCGCGGCGGCACTCGCCGAACATTTCGCAGCCGGCCGGCTCGAGACCGACGAGTTCGACGCGCGGGTGCGTGCGGCGTACCTCGCCAAGACCGCCGCCGACCTCGTGCCGCTCTTCGCGGACCTTCCGGACAAGCAGCGCTTCGCGCCCGAACCCGAGCGGATGCGCGTGCGACGCGACCCGGGGCGGGAAGCGGCGGCACTGCGGGTACTCGTGTTCGTCGTGGCCGTCCTCGCCGCGATCCTGTGGGTCGCGCTGGTCCGCGTTCCGCCGCTCGTCTTCCTGCCCATCGTCTGGCTCGTACTCGCTCGGCGCAGCTTCGGGCGGCGGTCGTGCCGAGCGTGGTGA
- a CDS encoding PepSY domain-containing protein yields the protein MTSRIVRCASLIPVVAASALLLGGCGSDSGDTPSTSASATASATAAMTSSPMTTSAAGAAAVTKEQAEQTALATVPGGTVVNSEQQQRDGKTVWHVHIRDAKGWDYDVNVDAATGTVVSDSQDGQTTTTAAPAPPAGAVTQQQAEQIALATVPGGTVANSEQQQRDGKTVWHIHIRDAKGWDYDVNVDAATGAVLPDN from the coding sequence ATGACCAGCAGAATTGTGCGCTGTGCGAGCCTGATCCCGGTAGTCGCGGCCTCCGCGCTGCTACTGGGCGGATGCGGTTCCGACAGCGGCGACACCCCGTCGACCTCCGCCAGTGCGACGGCGTCCGCCACGGCAGCGATGACCTCGTCGCCGATGACCACGAGCGCGGCAGGGGCCGCGGCGGTCACCAAGGAGCAGGCGGAGCAGACCGCTCTCGCGACGGTCCCGGGCGGCACGGTCGTGAACTCGGAGCAGCAGCAGCGCGACGGTAAGACGGTGTGGCACGTCCATATCCGCGATGCCAAGGGCTGGGACTACGACGTGAACGTCGACGCGGCGACCGGCACGGTGGTGTCCGACAGCCAGGACGGGCAGACCACCACGACAGCCGCACCCGCACCGCCCGCCGGCGCGGTGACACAGCAGCAGGCGGAGCAGATCGCCCTCGCGACGGTCCCGGGTGGCACGGTTGCGAACTCGGAGCAGCAGCAACGGGACGGTAAGACGGTGTGGCACATTCACATCCGGGACGCCAAGGGCTGGGACTACGACGTCAACGTCGACGCGGCGACCGGGGCCGTCCTTCCCGACAACTGA
- a CDS encoding DUF998 domain-containing protein — protein MVTTSVLVFHPGFQRWAARAGVAGPVLFTAGFLVQEAFRRDDYSRIADPISALEADPSGWVQQLNFLVFAVLLTIFAAGLHRGIAATRFGWAGPALLGTAAVGLILAAVFPLREDPAGEPYDPGLHVISGVTFFSSSALALVVLSRRFAADPRWRGLVSYVAVTGVIGLGCFVMLGRCAMPAGAPLHDVAGLLQRCTLLLVTFPALVTIALRLRRLACRPPALIRS, from the coding sequence ATGGTCACCACGTCGGTTCTCGTGTTCCACCCCGGCTTCCAGCGGTGGGCGGCCCGCGCGGGCGTCGCGGGACCGGTGCTGTTCACCGCGGGATTTCTCGTCCAGGAGGCATTCCGCCGGGACGACTACAGCCGGATCGCCGACCCGATCAGCGCTCTCGAGGCGGACCCGAGCGGCTGGGTCCAGCAGCTGAACTTCCTCGTGTTCGCCGTGCTGCTGACGATCTTCGCGGCCGGACTGCACCGCGGCATCGCGGCGACGCGATTCGGCTGGGCCGGGCCCGCTCTGCTCGGGACGGCAGCGGTCGGGCTGATCCTCGCCGCGGTGTTTCCGTTACGCGAGGATCCGGCGGGGGAGCCCTACGACCCGGGCCTTCACGTGATCTCGGGGGTCACCTTCTTCTCCAGCAGCGCCCTCGCACTCGTCGTGCTGTCGCGCCGATTCGCCGCCGATCCGCGGTGGCGCGGCCTGGTGTCCTATGTCGCCGTCACCGGTGTGATCGGCCTGGGCTGCTTCGTGATGCTGGGCCGGTGCGCGATGCCCGCAGGCGCCCCGCTGCACGACGTCGCCGGACTTCTGCAACGCTGCACCCTGCTCCTCGTGACGTTCCCGGCACTGGTGACGATCGCCCTGCGGCTCCGTCGCCTCGCCTGCCGGCCGCCGGCACTCATCCGGTCGTGA
- a CDS encoding alpha/beta hydrolase has protein sequence MNRLAASPLTVDLSGRRVVLDGYTFANLVIQQSLAPGNYAGLPALVHATATGDGVPAATALLGTVTPPGLIGYGLTFGVFCGEQTAFTDREQVRAEAKAAPPQFPDSVLSLVPQAARIFDDCGVWDVPASDARVHETTRSDVPTLLLTGSLDAVTPPSQARTAADTLSRSEVLEFPGLGHDVLQSSDCAPAVTVGFLEQPTGSYDTSCLTRVQVPVFTTG, from the coding sequence GTGAACCGGCTGGCCGCCTCGCCGCTGACCGTCGACCTGTCCGGCAGACGCGTCGTGCTCGACGGGTACACCTTCGCCAATCTGGTCATCCAGCAGAGCCTCGCGCCGGGCAATTACGCCGGACTTCCCGCGCTCGTCCACGCGACCGCCACCGGCGACGGCGTCCCGGCGGCGACCGCACTGCTCGGCACGGTGACACCGCCCGGACTCATCGGCTACGGACTGACGTTCGGGGTGTTCTGCGGTGAGCAGACGGCGTTCACCGACCGTGAGCAGGTCCGGGCCGAAGCGAAGGCCGCGCCGCCGCAGTTCCCGGACTCCGTGCTGTCGCTCGTGCCGCAGGCCGCCCGGATCTTCGACGACTGCGGCGTCTGGGACGTGCCCGCATCCGACGCACGTGTGCACGAAACCACGAGAAGCGACGTGCCGACCCTGCTGCTCACCGGATCGCTCGACGCCGTCACCCCGCCGTCGCAGGCGCGCACCGCTGCCGACACCCTGTCGCGGTCCGAGGTGCTCGAGTTCCCCGGACTCGGCCACGACGTGCTGCAGTCCTCGGACTGCGCCCCGGCCGTCACGGTCGGCTTCCTCGAGCAGCCGACCGGCAGCTACGACACGAGTTGCCTGACGCGAGTGCAGGTGCCGGTGTTCACGACCGGATGA
- a CDS encoding TetR/AcrR family transcriptional regulator: MSSAATPKGERRRQALVEAAADLLLEGGFDAVRHRSVATRADLPLASTTYYFESLDDLIAKAVECNGNRDLAVMRGRVEDVTHRRRGRESTVDLLLDLLVGPALISEDCRERLISRYERFTACARRPELREVQLRLRAQLDDVLTEALRRSDRDVRQEQLRRLVAVVDGAVVTALGEHDPDLRALARAMLLDVVDVVAPALDRPDHVEL, encoded by the coding sequence GTGTCATCCGCGGCAACTCCGAAGGGCGAACGGCGCCGACAGGCGCTGGTCGAGGCTGCCGCCGATCTGCTGCTCGAGGGCGGATTCGACGCGGTCCGGCACCGCTCCGTGGCCACCCGCGCCGACCTTCCGCTCGCGTCGACCACCTACTATTTCGAGTCCCTGGACGACCTGATCGCGAAGGCCGTCGAATGCAACGGCAACCGCGACCTCGCGGTCATGCGCGGCCGGGTCGAGGACGTCACGCACCGGCGCCGCGGCCGCGAATCCACCGTCGATCTTCTCCTCGACCTGCTGGTCGGACCGGCCCTCATCAGTGAGGACTGCCGCGAGAGGCTGATCTCCCGGTACGAGCGGTTCACGGCCTGTGCGCGCCGCCCCGAACTGCGCGAAGTCCAACTGCGGTTGCGCGCGCAACTGGACGACGTTCTCACCGAGGCCCTGAGGCGCTCCGACCGCGACGTCCGGCAGGAGCAACTCCGGCGGCTCGTCGCCGTCGTCGACGGAGCGGTGGTCACCGCGCTCGGCGAGCACGACCCCGACCTGCGGGCGCTCGCCCGGGCGATGCTGCTCGACGTCGTCGACGTCGTCGCGCCCGCCCTCGACCGGCCGGACCACGTCGAGCTGTAG
- the purB gene encoding adenylosuccinate lyase, translating into MSRIPNVLANRYASPELVELWSPEHKIVLERQLWLAVLRAQAELGIDVPAEALADYERVLEQVDLDSIADRERVTRHDVKARIEEFNALAGHEQVHKGLTSRDLTENVEQLQILRSLEHVHAHGVAVAARLAERAAEYSSLVMAGRSHNVAAQATTLGKRFASAADELLVALTRLRELIDRYPLRGIKGPMGTAQDMLDLLDGDASKLEALEQKVAEHLGFSHVFTSVGQVYPRSLDHDVLSALVQVAAGPSSFAHTIRLMAGHELVTEGFQPGQVGSSAMPHKMNTRSCERVNGLQVVLRGYASMAAELAGAQWNEGDVFCSVVRRVALPDAFFAIDGLIETFLTVLAEFGAYPAVIEKELTRYLPFLATTKVLMALVRAGVGRETAHEVIKEHAVAVALAMREQGKEPDLLDRLAADDRLPLDRAALDEALADKKAFIGAAEAQVATVVAQVQKLVDANPEAAAYQPSPIL; encoded by the coding sequence GTGAGCCGCATCCCGAACGTCCTTGCCAACCGATACGCCAGCCCCGAACTCGTCGAGTTGTGGTCGCCCGAGCACAAGATCGTCCTCGAGCGTCAGCTGTGGCTCGCCGTGTTGCGGGCCCAGGCGGAACTCGGGATCGACGTGCCGGCCGAGGCGCTCGCCGACTACGAACGGGTGCTCGAGCAGGTGGACCTCGACTCCATCGCCGACCGTGAGCGCGTCACCCGCCACGACGTGAAGGCCCGGATCGAAGAGTTCAATGCCCTCGCCGGCCACGAGCAGGTCCACAAGGGGCTGACCAGCCGCGACCTCACCGAGAACGTCGAGCAGCTGCAGATCCTGCGGTCGCTCGAGCACGTCCACGCACACGGTGTCGCGGTCGCGGCCCGGCTGGCCGAGCGAGCCGCCGAGTACAGCAGCCTCGTCATGGCGGGCCGGTCGCACAACGTCGCGGCGCAGGCGACCACGCTCGGGAAGCGGTTCGCGTCCGCCGCCGACGAACTGCTCGTCGCGCTCACCCGGCTGCGCGAGCTGATCGACCGCTACCCGCTCCGCGGCATCAAGGGCCCCATGGGCACCGCCCAGGACATGCTCGACCTCCTCGACGGCGACGCGTCCAAGCTCGAGGCGCTGGAGCAGAAGGTCGCCGAGCACCTCGGCTTCTCCCACGTGTTCACGAGCGTCGGCCAGGTGTACCCGCGGTCGCTGGACCACGACGTGCTGTCGGCGCTGGTGCAGGTCGCGGCCGGGCCGTCGTCGTTCGCGCACACCATCCGCCTGATGGCCGGCCACGAGCTGGTCACCGAGGGCTTCCAGCCCGGCCAGGTCGGGTCGTCGGCGATGCCGCACAAGATGAACACCCGCTCCTGCGAGCGCGTCAACGGACTGCAGGTCGTGCTCCGCGGATACGCGTCCATGGCCGCCGAGCTGGCCGGCGCGCAGTGGAACGAGGGTGACGTGTTCTGCTCGGTGGTGCGCCGCGTCGCGCTGCCGGACGCGTTCTTCGCGATCGACGGACTGATCGAGACGTTCCTGACGGTGCTCGCCGAGTTCGGCGCCTACCCCGCCGTCATCGAGAAGGAACTCACCCGGTACCTGCCGTTCCTCGCCACGACCAAGGTCCTGATGGCTCTGGTGCGCGCCGGAGTGGGCCGGGAGACCGCGCACGAGGTCATCAAGGAACACGCCGTCGCCGTCGCACTCGCGATGCGCGAGCAGGGCAAGGAGCCCGACCTGCTGGACCGCCTGGCCGCCGACGACCGGCTGCCCCTCGACCGGGCCGCACTCGACGAGGCCCTCGCCGACAAGAAGGCGTTCATCGGTGCCGCCGAGGCGCAGGTCGCCACGGTCGTGGCGCAGGTGCAGAAGCTCGTCGACGCCAACCCCGAGGCGGCCGCGTACCAGCCGTCCCCGATCCTGTAG
- a CDS encoding HIT family protein codes for MNCIFCEIVSGRSDASVVHEDENVLAFMDIRPWTSGHLLVVPKRHASGLADLDPGDGAAVFAVGQRIATALRHEPLRAQGVNLFLADGIAAGQEVFHVHLHVVPRTAGDGFGLRGMPKSPSRIALDQTAGVIRSSLR; via the coding sequence GTGAACTGCATTTTCTGCGAGATCGTGTCGGGCCGGTCCGACGCCAGCGTCGTGCACGAGGACGAGAACGTGCTGGCGTTCATGGACATCCGGCCGTGGACGTCCGGACATCTGCTGGTGGTCCCGAAGCGGCACGCGAGCGGGCTCGCCGACCTCGATCCGGGCGACGGCGCGGCGGTGTTCGCGGTGGGGCAGCGCATCGCGACCGCGTTGCGCCACGAGCCGCTGCGGGCGCAGGGCGTCAACCTGTTCCTCGCCGACGGGATCGCCGCCGGCCAGGAGGTCTTCCACGTCCACCTGCACGTCGTCCCCCGCACCGCCGGTGACGGGTTCGGGCTGCGCGGAATGCCGAAGTCGCCGAGCCGGATCGCGCTCGATCAGACGGCCGGGGTCATCCGCTCCTCCCTCAGGTGA
- a CDS encoding NRDE family protein, whose translation MCLVLFAWHTRPDLPLVVAANRDEFYARPTEPLRRWDDGFVAGHDLLAGGTWMGISDTLRFAAVTNVRDGAPATGARSRGALPVDYLRGRLTPAAHAEQVAATGAEYGSFNLLVGDPAELWWVTNRPHGRRQRVDPGVHGLSNAELDTPWPKVTGGTEAFAAALAADDGSAESDPGAYFDVLADSDPAPWDALPDTGIEPELERALSSRFIRHGGYGTRASTVLRVRADGTYDITERRFDEDGPLPPRE comes from the coding sequence ATGTGCCTGGTCCTGTTCGCCTGGCATACCCGCCCCGATCTCCCCCTCGTCGTCGCGGCCAACCGCGACGAGTTCTACGCCCGTCCCACGGAACCGCTGCGCCGATGGGACGACGGCTTCGTCGCGGGCCATGACCTGCTCGCAGGCGGAACGTGGATGGGCATCTCCGACACCCTGCGGTTCGCGGCCGTCACCAACGTCCGCGACGGCGCCCCCGCAACCGGCGCCCGGTCCCGCGGAGCCCTGCCCGTCGACTACCTCCGCGGCCGGCTCACACCCGCCGCCCACGCCGAACAGGTCGCCGCGACCGGCGCCGAGTACGGCAGCTTCAACCTGCTCGTCGGCGACCCTGCGGAACTGTGGTGGGTCACCAACCGACCCCACGGTCGCAGGCAGCGCGTCGACCCCGGCGTCCACGGGCTGTCCAACGCCGAACTCGACACCCCCTGGCCGAAGGTGACGGGCGGCACGGAGGCGTTCGCCGCCGCGCTCGCCGCCGACGACGGCAGCGCCGAATCAGATCCGGGCGCGTACTTCGACGTGCTCGCCGACAGCGACCCGGCACCGTGGGACGCGCTGCCCGACACAGGCATCGAACCCGAACTCGAACGTGCCCTGTCGTCGCGGTTCATCCGCCACGGCGGGTACGGGACGCGGGCCTCGACCGTGCTGAGGGTCCGGGCGGACGGCACCTACGACATCACCGAACGACGCTTCGACGAGGACGGCCCCCTCCCCCCACGTGAGTGA
- a CDS encoding MarR family transcriptional regulator, with amino-acid sequence MAQNEAPAEQLFAAIGLLRRHTRRRVGRPWPETPLTGSQVELVRLLRRRPGTSVADAAAALGLAANTVSTLVRQLTDAGLIERVRDESDRRVARLALTDEARSQVERWRDRRNLAVAAAFDGLSAEDRAAIESAIPALARLAGALHPDRAEDSDQEVAR; translated from the coding sequence ATGGCACAGAACGAGGCGCCCGCCGAGCAACTCTTCGCCGCAATCGGATTGCTGCGCAGGCACACCCGCCGACGGGTCGGTCGGCCGTGGCCGGAGACGCCGCTGACCGGGTCGCAGGTGGAGTTGGTGCGACTGCTGCGCCGCAGGCCCGGGACGTCCGTCGCGGACGCGGCGGCGGCACTGGGCCTCGCGGCGAACACCGTTTCCACCCTCGTGCGGCAACTCACGGACGCCGGGCTGATCGAACGGGTGCGGGACGAGTCCGACCGCCGGGTCGCCCGCCTGGCGCTGACGGACGAGGCGCGGTCGCAGGTCGAGCGGTGGCGCGACCGCCGCAATCTCGCGGTCGCCGCCGCATTCGACGGACTGAGCGCCGAGGACAGGGCGGCCATCGAATCTGCCATTCCCGCCCTCGCCCGACTCGCCGGAGCGCTCCATCCGGATCGCGCCGAGGACAGCGATCAGGAGGTTGCCCGATGA